The segment TTTTTATGTTTGGTTGTAAACAAGCACGCAATAACGAGGTCTTCTTTCCACAACAATGGCTGACACTCTCATCATGTTTAGCCAAAAGAAATTCAAGTAGTAAAGCTTGAAAAGAAAGACTAACAGGAGGCTCGTAAGTACATGAATGTTTACGGGTTAGCTGGCTGCTAATGCTAAAATGCGAGCAGGAGAGATGTGGCGATAACGTGCGTGTAACGTGTTCAACACAAAACCATACATAGATGATCAGCTTGTATGAGGAAGACATTTTCTTGATGTCCTTCAGGGACCTGGCAAAAGCTCATTGGTGGactccgcttatcctcacacgggtcgcggcgtgcttgagcctatcccggctgactcgaggcggggtacgccctgaactggtcgccagcaaatcccagggcacatatacagtagacaaacaagcatttgcacGCCCAGTCACACCTCCGGGCCGCttggagacttcaattaacctaccacgcatgctcttgggatgtgggaggaaagcggagtacccggcgaaaagccacgcaggcacggggagagcatgcaaactccacacaggccaggccgcatttgaacccgcaacctcagtactgtgaggcagatgtgctaaccgctcgtccaccgtgccgctttgtGGACTCCTTCATGCTAAATGAACATCgtaacatttcaatttttacaatattcATCCCTTCACGACGCCATCAGTCAATGCATCAGCAAAGAccgtattattttatattattattattattattatttacaaaccTGATCAGAGAGACACCACACCGTAAAGGCTGCGATAATCGACTCCTGTCAATCGAGCGCTAATGTGAAACTGATGCTTTTGGGCAAATACTGAATCgttgtgtgcgcatgtgtgggAGCTGTTAGCCTGTAGCATGTTGCTAATGGAATGGTTGATGACCGTGTGAAGACTGTTTGATGTCATCTGACTGTTTGTTGCGAGAAGAGTCAGATACATTTGGCCCCACCCATTCAAAGGTTTGCATACTGTTCATGTGCTGCAGTCTTCTGCGACGTATTGACTAAAATTCTAGCAAGCCATGACTATtctacaaatataaaaacaagtacaaaaTGTTCATGGGGGGTGAACTAGAGGCCGCGGCCCCGCTAGAGACCTCCGGTACCGTAGATAGTGGTTGTTCAAGCTGGGATGTAGTGGACTGTAGAATCAAAAGGTCTGAAGGAGAGGTAAAGTCAGGCCCAGGACTCTCCTACATGTCTGTCATCAAACGTCTATGACCGACTTTCATTTTCAGTCTTGTGGTCGGCCTCCTGGCCCTGGGCCTCCTGGCCCTGGGCCTCCTTCAGGGCCGCCATTGGACTGGGGACGTAGTTGAATGGAGAAACTCTGGCCGCCTTGCTTGGAGATCCTTGGCGGAAATGCACAGCTCCGCCCATGGGCCCGTCCGGTTGTCCGGTAGCGGTGGTGCCGTCCAAGTCTCTATCTTGAAACCTTCCCCCAGTGTTGCCGCTAAACTTCCTGAGTAGCACTCGTCCCACCGCATCTTCCACGATTACTGCCGTTGACTCCGCAGTGGGTGAAGTGCTTGAGTTGATCTTGGTGTTGGAGAAATCTTCTGTCTGAACCGTAGCGTCGCTCACACTGCGCGAGGCCAGAAGAATGGTCGGCAGCTTCTCCGGAAGAGCCAGCAGTGCTTTCTCCCCATCGGGCGAAGGCACCAGAGGTAACGCATTGGCCGGCAGGGTGCTTTTCAAGATCTGAGGTACGTCTTCATCCCTGATCCTCCTCCAGTTGACCCTGTCATTCAGACGAGATCTATGACTTTTCTTCCTTGTATCATCCTCACTTTTGGCCCTTCCGCTTGAATCGGAGGATGACGAGCGGAGGGAAGAGCGACTGGTCACTCGGCTAAGGATGTTTATACTCGGGGATGAAGAGTGCCgtttaaatgtttctttgtcCTGCTGTTGTCTCGCTCCCCAAACACTGCCTGGCGCATTTCGTTGAGCTGCCCTGTTGGGGCTTTCAGAGCTGGTTCTCCTGGGTGAACGTCTTCCGGACAGGTTCCGTTCTCTGGAGGTCACCCCGGTGGTGTTCGAAGCCTGTCGCAGAAGTCCCGGTTGAGGTCTCTGGACTGTCTGTGCGTGTCCTACACCTTTTCCTGGCATCTTTCTCGGGAATTGGGTAACCACCTTGAGCTCCTGGCAGCGGGATGAACAAAGGAAGACTGCTGAAGCCCCTGGAACTGCCCGGTTCGGCGAACCATTCTGGGATCGGGACATGTGGACACATGGAGTGGAGTCGCGTTTTAGTCCGCTCTTTGATTCCTTGATGAATGTTAGCTGTCTCAAGAAACCATTAGAGTCTGACTCGCCACCACTACTAGAATGGGCTCTAGTCATCCTGACCAAGTCACACCGGTTAGCAGGAAGGACTCGTTTCCCACTGATCTGATTTTGTCTACCTGTAGCCAGGTTGGTGACCAGAGGTGACAGAGGTCTGGCCGGCCTCACAGAATTCTGCATAAAAGGGATTCTGACTGGCGACTTCTGGGTTTTAGGTGGTGgtaatttttcaattttgttgacaACAGGAGAGCGTCCCTTTCTTTCAGGGGGGCTGCTAGCTGTTGTGGTACTTGCCGGTGTGCCACTCTTTTTCTGTATGGGCCTGCTTGTTGTCTGAGTTGACGATGTAAGCTTCTTCTCTGAATGCTTAGATGGTGTAGAACTTTGTGATGATCCAGAGGACGAACTCTTTGGTATCCTTGGAGGTGGAGTAGAGCTCCTTTTTGGCAAAGACAGCTCCGTGTCCTGTGGTCTTCCTAATCGGTGAAGGCTCTTTGATCTGTGCTGAGCAAGCTCTGGGTTCTTTGGAGTATCTGCCCTGGTGGATAGTTTCCTAGGTGGAGGTATTTGCGACGGAGCTGACTCCTTTATCGGAGTGTAGATGACGGTTCTGCCTCTGAAAACCACTGGCAAGTTGGGCACTGGCTTGCGCTGTGCAAAGTCCAGAGGTTTGTTGGCCTTTTTGTCTTTTGCAAATTTCTTCTCTTTCGGGGTAAAGCTGGATGTCGACAAGAACGACAAGACTGATTCGCTTTCTTCAGAGGAGagttcttgtgatttagatgccTGAAGTCCCGTCACAACAGAATTAGCACCTTCTTGAATGGCCCTCCATTCCACACTGTTAAGGTCTGAGTCTTCCTCCCATGCCAGGTCATCACTGTCCTCATCCATGTTCCAGACCTCTGAGGCtttatgtgcttgttttgtggTGTTCTCTGCTTTCTTCTTCCTGGCGGCCATCCTCCGTCTCTGCTTGGGCATTGCAGAAGTTATGCACTTTTGAAGGAGGTCGTCCTCTGAGTCCATGCTGACAGAACTCTGAGAGCTTTGCTCGTCAAACTGGCTGTGGATGGTCAAGGACTTGGCTTGCTGCATCATATTCAGGCTTTTGTTGTGTCTGTTCTTGTACCAAATCTGCTGAGCTTCGGATCTGTGATCTTCAAACTCTGCGTCGCTCAGGGAACTCAGTGAGGAGCTGAGTGAGTAACAGGCTGGGGAGTCATCCTTTATCAGGTTCTGCTTTATCATGTGAAAGCCTCTGGGCTTTGCTTGGGAAGTCGAAGTCCTGCTGATGTTGCTCATGCTTCTTGACAGAGTATTCCTGCTTGCTTCCTTCACCTGGTATCTGCTGGGGAGTTTGCTTTCATCCTCGTAGACATTTTTTGGCTCCTCTATAGAACGTGACATTTGTGCTGTTTCTCTCTTTTGATTAGTGCTACTTTCTGGCTTGTGTTTTATGATGGGCAATTGCAGCTTCCCAGCAGCACGTTGGCATTTCATCTTTTTCTGATGGCTGGGAGAATGCTCGCGATTCCTCTGGCTGGCAACTCTGTCGGCCACTTCCTTGCTCTGCATCAGAACCTTCTGAGTGGGAATGACGTGTTTGCTTGTGCGGCCTGCGGGAACCACAGATGGGTAGTTCATCTTGTTTGGTTTGTGGAAGTGGGAGAAGATCCTCAAGTCTTCAATTCTCTTTGCCTCCTCATCAAGTATTCCTTGCTTGGAAAGGGGCCGTGTCGGGCAGTCCTTCACCGGGTACTGAAGGGTTTCATCACTCAGTGAAGTTGTGCTGGAGAAGTTGACCGGCGTCCCATCAGCTGAGTCAGTGATGGACGAATCATCAAACTTGACATCCTTCTGCGGGACGACTATTCTCCTCCCAGCATAAAGCTGGGTTTTCCCATTTGGGAGCATCATGTAGATGGGAAGATGCAAAGCTTTTTGGGAACTGAGAAAATGAGAAGGAATGCTGGTCATCACAGACGTTCTGACCTTCCTGAATTTGGACGGCATAGCTGAATTGATACATTCCTTCAAGATCTCGATGTCGTCATCAGAGTTGCCTTCGCTGTATCTCTCACCGTGGTCGAGCCCCTGCTCATTCTCGTCATAGAGAGCCAGGTTCTTGTCACTTTGCTGCAGCAGTGGGGTCAGTTTCAGCTCCACATCTTTCTGGATATAATGCTCATGAAGAGGCAGAGCACTCAGGCTAGACGCACAGGAGAAATTCTCTGTGGGCTTTTCCACGGTGAAGTAGATCATTGTGTCCATATCAGGAGGAAGTTTAAACCTGTCTCTGGAGTCGCTGACTTCCATTAACTTCCGCAGACTGTTTTCCCACTGACCCGCCAAACCTGCCGTCTGTGCTTCTGCTCCATTGGACTCCACACAACACGGAGTCTTGCTTCGACTGGGAGGCATGGTTTGTCCGGGGCTGTCTGGAAGATCGCTCGGGCTGATTGTTCCATCGATCATCTCGCTGCAGGGATCACTTTGGATGGAGCTTGCAATAGATGGAGACTCGAAACTTCCCAGAGAACTGACTGAACTACAGCGACTCATGACCAGAGGAGTTTCGTGGATGTAGTTCTCAGAAGAACTGGACGGTGATCTGTCTTCAAGTGCTGTTGGTGAGGATCCCCTGAGGAAGACCTTGTCCCTTTTGGCTGGACACGGAATTTCAATAGGATCAGTGTCTTTGCTTGGGAAGGTTTTGGAGTCGGTCCTGAGCAGCTGGCTGTCACTCAGATCCTCCAAAGTCTCATCCTCCTCAGCCCTCTGGACCTCTTTTCCATCTTCCACTTCAATAATTTCAAGTGAAGAGTCACTCTCCAGCTCGTTGTCACTTTGTCCATCCAGGGCTCCATCCCCAGAAGACAGCGAGGACAAGGAGCTGCACCGAGAGAAGCATATCGGCGTGTTTTCCACAGAATACTTCTGGACTGTCTCCATGGTGCCGATGGTTGGACTTCTGCTGGATGCCATTGGAGAAAACTTGGTAATGCTGCCTCCAGTCATAGCAGTGGGCACCCAGGCTTGCCTCCTCATGGCTTCAGCAGCCTGAACGTTGATTGACGTCTTTGCGACGCCAAATTTAGTAACGCTCTGAATGAGTGGAACCTGCTGATATGAAGGAGAAAGTTTTATGGAGGCCATGCTGACGTCAGAGGAGACTTTAGTGGACACACTCACAGGTGTTTGCACCGGTGGGTGCTGGTACTTTTCTGCATCTGGGTCAAGGAGTTCTAgaactattttgtttttgttatccaCATAATCTCTTTCTGGAATATCTTGCTGGGTGGTCTGATTCAAGAGAGCAGGTCGCACATTGTTGTACTCTTGGTGGGCCAACTTCAGATCCAGCTGGTTGGGTCGTTTATGGAGGATCTGAGCTTTTGGGGCAGTTCCAACTTGGTCTTTGCTCCCACAGTAACCATCGCTGGTGCTACCACTGTTCAAGCTGTCGGTGGATACGCTTGTATGAGCACTTTTAAGGCGCAGTAACACATGTGCCCTGCTGAGGCGTTCTCGATGGGCCAAGCTACTCGCATCTGAAAGACGGCAGGGGGAGCACGATTTAGCGCGACTCTCGTTTAGCTCGTTCAGTCCGTAAGGCCAGTCTGCCAGGTGGTCTTCAGAGCTGAGGCTAAAGCTGTCCTCGGAGGACGTGTGCATGGTGATGTCCTCCACTAATCTGTCAATTTTAGCAACTGTGTTGGTGATCTTCTTTGCCAGCTTCTCTGCAGCAGTAGACACAATGTCATCAGATGCTGGTTGTCTGCGGTCCATCTGAGGCGGGTCCACATCCTGCTCAGGCTCACTGTCCTGCTTACGGTTTTGTAGGAAGTTGGAGTTGTTGAGATACATGGACAGCATGGAGAAACTTCCAGCGTCCAGACTGCAGGAGACGTTGGGGGCCTCTTCGTCGTCAAAACAGCCGGAATCGGATGCGTAATCCTTGGCCAAACTTTCAATGTGGCGCAGCTGCTTGTTGAAGCTCAAGTGCTTGGGACTCTGCTTGTCCAGCGTCTCAAAAGTCTCAGCCAGGTGTTTGGCATCCAGCTCGGCCTCCAATGccctctgcttcctcatgtAGAGAGAAGGCACACATGACCCCGGAGAGAGCACCGAAGCACCCTTGTACTTGGGGGGTCGGTTGGTCAGGAGGTTCCTCAGAGCTGCAGCGCTGCCCATGGCGATCATCTTGTGTTTGGAGTGGATAAGATTGCGTAGCATGTTCACTGCATCCAAATCCCAAAGCAGCTCCTGGTCTTTTTGGCTTCGGGACGAGAGGTTCCAAAGTGTTCCACAAGCGTTGCTGACGATGGTCAAGCTGTACGACCGCAGGTGCTGCAGCAGAGTCTGGAGGCAGTTGTGGTCCCGCAATACTTGCCTGAAGAAAGAAAAGCATCAAATAACTTTGTAAGCGGAGACCTTTGAATGTGTCTCTTCTACTACACTGACAAGATCATCCAGACAGCATGACCTGACATACAAACCTGTAGTCTTCCCGTGAGGCTACCAGACTGGACACATTTCTCAGAATCCCGCCGCCACTCTCGATGATGGCGAGTGAGTTTGTCTGACAGCGGTAGGTCAGCGTGCTAACCAGGAAGCCCAAAGCGCCATCTACCGCACAAACAGCCTCCTTGTTGTCTAAGCTGTGAGCCGATAGATTCCACAGTGCACTCAGGAGACTCTTCAAGGTGGACTCCTGGAAAACAGGAAGTAGTCGCCAATGTTCTAAAAGCAGCTCTCGTTTAACGTCCATCGCAGGTGAGTCCAGTGGTCCTCACC is part of the Phyllopteryx taeniolatus isolate TA_2022b chromosome 7, UOR_Ptae_1.2, whole genome shotgun sequence genome and harbors:
- the apc2 gene encoding adenomatous polyposis coli protein 2, translated to MANAVASYDQLAHQVAALRKENSHLRRELEDNSNHLCKLETETFGMKEVLKQLQCKLEQEAGTLASSGRSDVLRQLQELHMDLTNYYELKHQGHQSHPLRLLADNQGGPAERQDHLAPPPASRPHASSGAGGDVCAILSPHHLLDGAPPKTAVISGADGRLGDYHLDELYKERNQLLGEIDREERERCWYFSQLEALSQKLTHLPRIDTFSLQMDFIRQQLEFEVQQVRSVMEERFGSSEEMIRRTQMRVARLEQLEKELQESQGSQESQLQLSGAERPPAGEAESNASAGRDGAADGGSKVEMVFWLLSMLADRDKEEMSRTLLALSSSQDSCIAMRKSGCVPLLVQILHEEAGGPGEACCSREAKSRASAALHNIIYSQQDEGQARREMRVLHMLEQVRTYCDSGWDWMENHSKTCPGPTRATDIPEPVDPQICQAMCAIMKLSFEEEFRRAMNELGGLQVVADLIHLDKEMYGMQNDPINMALRRYAGMALTNLTFGDVVNKATLCSKKSCLQALVAQLDSESEELHQVVSSILRNLSWRADISSKRVLRDIGCVSALMTCALQATKESTLKSLLSALWNLSAHSLDNKEAVCAVDGALGFLVSTLTYRCQTNSLAIIESGGGILRNVSSLVASREDYRQVLRDHNCLQTLLQHLRSYSLTIVSNACGTLWNLSSRSQKDQELLWDLDAVNMLRNLIHSKHKMIAMGSAAALRNLLTNRPPKYKGASVLSPGSCVPSLYMRKQRALEAELDAKHLAETFETLDKQSPKHLSFNKQLRHIESLAKDYASDSGCFDDEEAPNVSCSLDAGSFSMLSMYLNNSNFLQNRKQDSEPEQDVDPPQMDRRQPASDDIVSTAAEKLAKKITNTVAKIDRLVEDITMHTSSEDSFSLSSEDHLADWPYGLNELNESRAKSCSPCRLSDASSLAHRERLSRAHVLLRLKSAHTSVSTDSLNSGSTSDGYCGSKDQVGTAPKAQILHKRPNQLDLKLAHQEYNNVRPALLNQTTQQDIPERDYVDNKNKIVLELLDPDAEKYQHPPVQTPVSVSTKVSSDVSMASIKLSPSYQQVPLIQSVTKFGVAKTSINVQAAEAMRRQAWVPTAMTGGSITKFSPMASSRSPTIGTMETVQKYSVENTPICFSRCSSLSSLSSGDGALDGQSDNELESDSSLEIIEVEDGKEVQRAEEDETLEDLSDSQLLRTDSKTFPSKDTDPIEIPCPAKRDKVFLRGSSPTALEDRSPSSSSENYIHETPLVMSRCSSVSSLGSFESPSIASSIQSDPCSEMIDGTISPSDLPDSPGQTMPPSRSKTPCCVESNGAEAQTAGLAGQWENSLRKLMEVSDSRDRFKLPPDMDTMIYFTVEKPTENFSCASSLSALPLHEHYIQKDVELKLTPLLQQSDKNLALYDENEQGLDHGERYSEGNSDDDIEILKECINSAMPSKFRKVRTSVMTSIPSHFLSSQKALHLPIYMMLPNGKTQLYAGRRIVVPQKDVKFDDSSITDSADGTPVNFSSTTSLSDETLQYPVKDCPTRPLSKQGILDEEAKRIEDLRIFSHFHKPNKMNYPSVVPAGRTSKHVIPTQKVLMQSKEVADRVASQRNREHSPSHQKKMKCQRAAGKLQLPIIKHKPESSTNQKRETAQMSRSIEEPKNVYEDESKLPSRYQVKEASRNTLSRSMSNISRTSTSQAKPRGFHMIKQNLIKDDSPACYSLSSSLSSLSDAEFEDHRSEAQQIWYKNRHNKSLNMMQQAKSLTIHSQFDEQSSQSSVSMDSEDDLLQKCITSAMPKQRRRMAARKKKAENTTKQAHKASEVWNMDEDSDDLAWEEDSDLNSVEWRAIQEGANSVVTGLQASKSQELSSEESESVLSFLSTSSFTPKEKKFAKDKKANKPLDFAQRKPVPNLPVVFRGRTVIYTPIKESAPSQIPPPRKLSTRADTPKNPELAQHRSKSLHRLGRPQDTELSLPKRSSTPPPRIPKSSSSGSSQSSTPSKHSEKKLTSSTQTTSRPIQKKSGTPASTTTASSPPERKGRSPVVNKIEKLPPPKTQKSPVRIPFMQNSVRPARPLSPLVTNLATGRQNQISGKRVLPANRCDLVRMTRAHSSSGGESDSNGFLRQLTFIKESKSGLKRDSTPCVHMSRSQNGSPNRAVPGASAVFLCSSRCQELKVVTQFPRKMPGKGVGHAQTVQRPQPGLLRQASNTTGVTSRERNLSGRRSPRRTSSESPNRAAQRNAPGSVWGARQQQDKETFKRHSSSPSINILSRVTSRSSLRSSSSDSSGRAKSEDDTRKKSHRSRLNDRVNWRRIRDEDVPQILKSTLPANALPLVPSPDGEKALLALPEKLPTILLASRSVSDATVQTEDFSNTKINSSTSPTAESTAVIVEDAVGRVLLRKFSGNTGGRFQDRDLDGTTATGQPDGPMGGAVHFRQGSPSKAARVSPFNYVPSPMAALKEAQGQEAQGQEADHKTENESRS